In Sphingobacteriaceae bacterium, the following proteins share a genomic window:
- a CDS encoding electron transport protein SCO1/SenC produces MLLLLFCFFAIIYVNYSKRDKKDKVRLLPTLGNKIVNDFDTTFHKVADFAFVNQSGDTITQKNVEGKNYVTEYFFTTCQSICPVMNKNMMTVAKVFEDDTTFKILSHTVKPEEDSIPVLKQYADMHEANAKNWWFLTGKKKELYDLARRSYLMNNEEGNGDSDDFIHSQLFALVDKERHIRGFYDGTNSEDIQKLIKDIRLLEKEQSMNK; encoded by the coding sequence ATGCTGCTCCTGTTATTCTGTTTCTTTGCTATCATATACGTGAACTATAGCAAAAGAGATAAAAAAGATAAAGTACGCCTTCTTCCAACTTTAGGAAACAAAATCGTAAATGATTTTGATACCACTTTTCATAAAGTGGCAGACTTTGCGTTTGTAAACCAATCAGGTGATACCATCACTCAAAAAAATGTGGAAGGTAAAAATTATGTAACAGAGTATTTCTTTACTACATGCCAATCTATCTGTCCGGTTATGAACAAAAATATGATGACGGTTGCAAAAGTATTTGAAGACGATACGACCTTTAAAATTCTGTCACATACTGTAAAGCCTGAAGAAGACTCTATCCCGGTTTTAAAGCAATATGCTGACATGCATGAAGCCAATGCAAAGAACTGGTGGTTTCTTACAGGAAAGAAAAAGGAGCTTTACGATCTTGCGAGAAGAAGCTATTTAATGAATAACGAAGAAGGGAATGGCGACAGCGATGATTTTATTCATTCGCAATTGTTCGCTTTAGTAGATAAAGAAAGACACATACGTGGATTTTACGATGGCACGAATTCCGAAGATATTCAAAAATTAATCAAAGATATTCGTCTTTTGGAGAAAGAACAGAGTATGAATAAATAA
- a CDS encoding DUF983 domain-containing protein: MKTAKGNLVLNILTEKCPNCGQGHVFEKKKFYQFPVMKKNCEVCDYHFDREPGYFLGAMYLSYGLAVLQAIITFLTFYFLFPSVPVLYVAFAIVGVIFLFSLKNFKLSRIIYIHIFPW, from the coding sequence ATGAAAACGGCAAAAGGCAATTTGGTTTTAAATATTCTTACTGAAAAATGTCCGAATTGTGGACAAGGGCATGTTTTCGAAAAAAAGAAATTTTATCAGTTTCCTGTAATGAAAAAAAATTGTGAAGTGTGTGATTATCACTTCGACAGGGAGCCAGGTTACTTTTTAGGTGCTATGTATTTGAGTTATGGTCTTGCTGTACTGCAAGCCATTATCACTTTTCTCACTTTTTATTTTCTTTTTCCTTCCGTTCCTGTCTTGTATGTAGCATTCGCTATTGTGGGTGTAATCTTCTTATTCTCACTGAAAAACTTTAAACTTTCAAGGATTATCTACATACATATATTTCCCTGGTAA
- a CDS encoding AraC family transcriptional regulator: protein MPFAVFIESELHYKYTEEAWFTTITNYALYGTIQTFLYFYSMKSLPVYKIKDFRKFSEENVFYSNDLKAHVKFHDFTNSPHKHDFYFAVLFTKGSGTHEIDFKKYPVKTGSLFLLKPGQMHNWKLSADCEGFIFFHTRDFYDTGFTSEHLQDFPFFSSHHSSPLLVLKGSSFLSIKELANQINEEYQKNDRFKLQKLRALVNLVYIETSRQYSSPTEGTKENYLEKLKKFETLIDGHFKDHITASDYAALMNISEKHLNRICKTCLDKTSTDLISDRMILEAKRLLLQSKWSVTQIAAELAFKDNSYFNRFFKKRTGETPLGFLEKYR from the coding sequence TTGCCTTTTGCCGTTTTCATAGAGTCTGAATTACACTACAAATATACGGAAGAAGCGTGGTTTACAACCATTACAAACTACGCATTGTATGGCACAATTCAGACATTTTTGTATTTTTATAGTATGAAATCGTTACCTGTTTACAAAATCAAAGATTTTAGAAAATTTTCGGAAGAAAATGTCTTTTATTCCAATGATCTTAAAGCTCACGTAAAATTTCATGACTTTACAAATAGTCCTCATAAACATGACTTCTATTTTGCAGTTCTTTTTACTAAAGGCTCAGGTACACATGAAATCGACTTTAAAAAATATCCTGTAAAAACAGGGAGTCTATTTCTGCTAAAACCCGGACAGATGCATAACTGGAAACTCTCAGCCGACTGCGAGGGATTTATTTTTTTTCACACCCGCGACTTTTATGATACAGGATTTACTTCCGAACACTTACAGGATTTTCCTTTTTTTTCATCGCACCATAGCAGTCCATTACTCGTTTTAAAGGGCAGTTCATTTTTATCTATTAAAGAATTGGCTAACCAGATTAACGAAGAATACCAGAAAAACGACCGTTTCAAATTGCAAAAATTACGCGCCCTGGTGAATCTCGTTTACATCGAAACCTCGCGTCAATACAGTTCTCCCACCGAAGGCACAAAAGAAAACTACCTCGAAAAACTTAAAAAATTCGAAACCCTCATTGATGGCCATTTTAAGGACCATATAACGGCGAGTGATTATGCCGCCCTTATGAACATCAGCGAAAAACATTTAAACCGCATCTGTAAAACGTGTCTTGATAAAACAAGTACCGACCTTATATCCGACCGCATGATTCTGGAAGCGAAACGACTTTTACTTCAGTCGAAATGGAGTGTTACGCAAATAGCCGCCGAACTCGCTTTTAAAGATAATTCGTATTTCAATCGTTTTTTTAAGAAGCGCACCGGCGAAACTCCTTTAGGATTTTTGGAAAAATATCGCTAA